The following DNA comes from Candidatus Effluviviaceae Genus I sp..
ACGAGCACGGGCGGCCGTGCCGCCCCGTCGAGGATGCGCACCGCGAGGTCGGTGCCGCCCGCGATCGGGCGCGCGCCGTCGGCGGCGTCCAGCGCGGCCAGCGCTTCCTCGACCGTCCTCGGCGCGTACCAGGCCGGTGCGTACATCGGCGTCACTCCCCGGCCGGCTGGACGCCGCGGGCGCTCCCGCCCGCGGCCCGCGGGCCCGTCACCCGGCGGCCTTCGGTGCGACGCCGCGGGCGCGGAGCGCCGCGAGCACCGCTCGCCCGACGGCGCGCGCCTTGTCCGAGATGAGCGTCGCGTCCACCTCCGCCCCGCGCGGGTCCACGTCGCCGACCTTCTGCCCCGACGCGACCGGGAGCCCGTCCGCCGCGAGTCCCCGCAGCACCCCGCTGATGCGCGCCGCGACCGGCGCCCCGCCGACCGCGCCGACCACATCCCCCTCGCGCACGAGGTCGCCGATGCGCCGCGTCGCCCGGAACTCGCCCGAGGCCGGCGCGCGGAGAAGGCGCTCGAGCGCGACGCCGCCGAGTTCGCCTGGCACGCCCGTGTCGGGTTCCGCGGCGCCGCGCTCGATCACGCTCCCCATCGCCGGACCGCGGTTCGTCTCGATCACGACGTCCACGTCCCGCCCCGCCTCGAACCCCGGCCCGAGCGCGATGGTCACCGGCGCGTCGGCCCGCGACGTTCCGAGGTTCCGCTTTGCCATCCGCGCGTCCACGACGGCGGCCGG
Coding sequences within:
- a CDS encoding FAD binding domain-containing protein, translated to MYAPAWYAPRTVEEALAALDAADGARPIAGGTDLAVRILDGAARPPVLV
- a CDS encoding EF2563 family selenium-dependent molybdenum hydroxylase system protein, whose protein sequence is MSGARPSGAGGGGARPPSPDTPPLVVVRGGGDLGTGVAHALCGAGYRVLVLETDRPRAVRRAAAFAEAVYAGRAVVEGVEAILVPTPRAASALGGGALPVAVDPEGALVRSLRPAAVVDARMAKRNLGTSRADAPVTIALGPGFEAGRDVDVVIETNRGPAMGSVIERGAAEPDTGVPGELGGVALERLLRAPASGEFRATRRIGDLVREGDVVGAVGGAPVAARISGVLRGLAADGLPVASGQKVGDVDPRGAEVDATLISDKARAVGRAVLAALRARGVAPKAAG